GGCCGGGTACTTCTACTGTTTTAGTGCTTCCGCCCGAaaatctctttttcttatgactatgattaTACGTCACTTTAAAGCAGGGTAAACGAAATAATATAGGGAAACAGCGCATGACTACAAGCTGCCtaagtttgtttacaaagtactttgttttttattaacaggttttttatgaaaaattacgTGCATTTAATGGTTAAAATAATTGGCCAGTATGTAAGAATCAATATCATGTGTTCATTAAATTTAAAACGTCCTTCTTAAAGCCGTAGAAATTTTGCAcaggtaaaatttaaaaactacattatatataattaatGACTTGTATTCAATATCTACATAACCCTAAAACTTGTATTTCGAACACTCCTAAGATTTTTTACCGCCAAACAATAGGTTGCTAGGAAACATATTATTTTTCTCCGTCTTAACCACGTGAttagtttgtttttgttcaatTTTCTCCACCATATACATCTTACTTAAACAAGAAATATCGTGTAGCGGTGACATACTGTGCATTTTACAATTGCAGAGTGACCTAACGTTTGAAATGGAAGTTTATATGTTCCTGTTTTTAAATTGTGGATTTGAGCCATGACTAAAATGAACTGGAGTGGACTAAATTATATGCGTATAAAGGGACATCTTTATTGTCATTGTTGGGTTTTACTTAACATTTACCCTAATTTTGCGTAAAAAGAATAATTACAGTTATACTTTATAACGGAGAACAAACGCAGTATATTTTATTGAATTCTACAAGATATTTACACTGAAAAAGAGATGGAGGGTGGAGAACCTTCGAATTCATCTCCGCATCGTAACGCGCGGTTGATATTTAATATCGGTGGGCAAAGGCACGAGACGTTCGTTAGTACTCTAAAAGCTATACCTGGCAGTCGCCTTTCATGGATTTCCGAAAATTACCAAATTTTGAGGCATTCTCCTGCGTATGATCCTGTAAGGCATGAATTTTTCTTCGATAGGAACCCAACTTGTTTCGAAGCCATATTGAATTATTTTCGAACAGGAGAGTTGCATTATCCCGCAAATATATGTGGACCTGTTtttgaaattgaattaaaattttGGGGGGTAGATGAAGCACAAATGCAAAGCTGTTGCTGGGAAGAGTATGCTAAGAACAGAGAAAAAGACGCAaaattaaaaggttttaaagGTCCTCTTTTTAAAGGCGGGGAGAATTACGAAGACGAAGAAACGAACAGCAAGCTACACGCAGTGCGAGTGAAAATGTGGAAATTCCTCGATGACGCATACTCCTCCAGGGCTGCTAGAGTAAGTTTTTCTGAAGTATAATACAATCTTTTTTGTCGCAAAAACATTCTTGCATCTGCTTTCTCATGAAGGATAGGAATACACGTAGGGTAGTACTCGATATAACCTAAACTTTCAGAAACTTTGATTATAGCAACATAATATATACTAGTGATAATAAAGTTTGCCTGACTTGCGCttgtaaaattttgaatttttgctTTGAAAATCAAGTTTCATAAATGAATAATTCATATAGCTGCAAAACTTCATTGAAAACTTTTTCGACGTTTCCCTTAACATGAAAAacaattcaaataaataaacgaTTTGAAAATTACATATAAAATATGACAGGCGGCaaagatatattttatttatttatcacagACTCTGATCATCATGCACGCGAAATACCCAATCGTATGCACTCTTATTTTTCTTCAAgcaattattaatttattttatcggTCAATATGCTTTTGTGCCTTAGGAATATAAATGGTTTCGAGGGTCGGGATTCTAATGAATATAAAAAGtgacttcgagaaataaaatctatttctttacaaattggttttctaaaattaaaaatgtgaaataaatctagaagaaaaaaatgagtGAAAGAATCTCCAGCTGTCTAAATGAATACATTGTGATATCAAAAGAGGGAAGAAAAGGGGTGTTGGATTGAGTTTAATTTTctgaattttgaatttaaaagaGATTGCTTTTAGCTGGAAATGTTACGCGCTTCTTTCATGATAAAAGTTTAACAGAAAAGGTGTTCTTTTGAGAATCCTAGCCCGTAGTTCAAGAAAATATCCTATTCtattcttgtatcttttctgacatcggaACAGCGATGGTCTCGCCGTATCGATGTAGCAAAAAGACAAAAGGCGCTGGGAACGTGGTTAGCGTAAATAGAGATTACTAGGACGAATGTTTCCAACTCGTCACCAGACTGTAGAGTACTATTGCAATGCGatagaaacttttaaaaaaccaaTTAAGGTTTTTCgaaaaagaaaatcattctGCCTGCAGAATTAAAAGAGTGAAACATTTActatttttaagatattattCGTAGGAAATTGTCACTTTCTACACATGTTGCCCTAGTAACCGGTTGCCATGGTAACAATTTTTGGGGAAGAATTGCATTATTTCTTGACACGCTATCAGGTGACAAAGAGACTGTCAAGAAAGATACACTTCTGACAGATTTCGTATTTCAGGGGATTTAAACTGGTAACATGAATTTCTATGGAGATTTCGCCTTTTAATCCTTGAGGACAGGTCTTAAATAGATGCGTAGGTAACATGAATTTCTATAGAGATTTCGCCTTTTAGTCCTCGGTAAAAATTAACAGGTCTTACGAGATGTTGCTTTCAGTTGATTTAATAGAAACAATATCACTCTTCCttgatttgtttatatttttagatccaTGCTTATGTTGCGTATGTCTTTCTGTTTTTGTATATTATTCTACCCATCATCACATCAATGGAGAAAGTAAAAGAATCCAGTGAAGTGGTTCTACATGTTATACGAGTCATCGAAGCTGTCCTTACTAGCTATTTCACTATTGAATTTTTACTACGACTTATATTATGTCCGAACAGAAAAGAATTTTTGAAAGATCATTTGAACATCGTCGATGTAATGTCAATGATACCCATCTACTTGGAACTTTTAATCAACAACAAAGGTTACTCCTATTATACAGACGCGCTTTCCATATTTCGGATTGTTAAAGTATTCCGAACATTTCGGTATAATTACACGCTGCAAGTCCTGTCAAACACATTAAAAGAAAGTTTGCCTGAGCTATCCTTGTTGGTGTTTCTTATGTTGCTACTGGCAACCATATTTGCTTACGCAAGCTATTTTATTGAAGGGAGGTTGGAAGGTACCTTGTTCAAATCTATTCCACACTGCCTGTGGTGGTCTTTTATTACAATGACGACGGTATGTATATAAATTCTACTTGTAAATGTATATTAGTGCCATTTGCCACAAAAGTTTAGTTCGTTACTCATCTCACAAAGGTTATGAAGCCAGTCCCATTTTATTTTGCACGCAACGCCAACAGTTAGCTGGTTTAGCTGGTAGGGGCCGTTATAGGCTGATAAGGTGGGCAAAGGTTGGTAGGGGTCGCTATAGGTGGTATGGGTCGCTATAGACTGTTAGGGCTCGCTAAAGGCTGCTAGTAGTCGCTACATGTTAAAAATCGTACCCTTGTGTAGTTTAAAATGACGGTAACAAATGTAAAATTAATCATCAACCTCTTCATATTCTGGCTCTTATAGATAAAGTCGACTTTCAATAACTTACACAGGACATATCTTCTTTTCATTTCTAAAGTAAAAAACAGTTCTATAGCTATATTTGAAGTTGTCTATTTTTTTACGGACTAAAATACTTAATACAAGGGAGCGAATtttgtccccacatgtactAAACATGCTGTTCTTGTTGTTAGTTTAGTTTTGATGCTTTCTTtgtgttttaaatatcaaaataattgtataaaatagtcaaaaattttgaattttatttaaaaaaatttgaacacAAAAGGAAAAGTTCCAG
This is a stretch of genomic DNA from Hydractinia symbiolongicarpus strain clone_291-10 chromosome 9, HSymV2.1, whole genome shotgun sequence. It encodes these proteins:
- the LOC130657159 gene encoding potassium voltage-gated channel subfamily C member 1-like produces the protein MEGGEPSNSSPHRNARLIFNIGGQRHETFVSTLKAIPGSRLSWISENYQILRHSPAYDPVRHEFFFDRNPTCFEAILNYFRTGELHYPANICGPVFEIELKFWGVDEAQMQSCCWEEYAKNREKDAKLKGFKGPLFKGGENYEDEETNSKLHAVRVKMWKFLDDAYSSRAARIHAYVAYVFLFLYIILPIITSMEKVKESSEVVLHVIRVIEAVLTSYFTIEFLLRLILCPNRKEFLKDHLNIVDVMSMIPIYLELLINNKGYSYYTDALSIFRIVKVFRTFRYNYTLQVLSNTLKESLPELSLLVFLMLLLATIFAYASYFIEGRLEGTLFKSIPHCLWWSFITMTTVCI